In Flavobacterium gelatinilyticum, a genomic segment contains:
- a CDS encoding rhomboid family intramembrane serine protease, with protein sequence MNILDDLKLQYRLGGIAMRVIYWNIACFLISLIFFYQFSTGQFVYPNWVALSSDPQVFLFKPWTFLTYAFFHFGFLHLLFNMMVLNFASNLFLTFFTQKQYLGLYLLGGIFAGIVFALSFYVLGNSASMVGASAAIMSILVAVTTYQPLMNVRLFLFGNVKLWHITGVILVLDLLQFRLENMGGHISHLAGAFFGFVFIKLLQNGTDLSRIVSKILDFFANLFRKSPTTPFTKVHKNYHKPAEKTSSRIVTKDKTQQQIDEILDKISQSGYDCLTKEEKEFLFKAGK encoded by the coding sequence ATGAACATTCTTGATGATTTGAAATTGCAATATAGGTTAGGTGGGATCGCTATGCGTGTTATTTATTGGAATATTGCCTGTTTCCTTATTTCATTAATTTTTTTCTATCAATTTTCAACCGGACAGTTTGTGTATCCAAACTGGGTCGCACTGTCTTCTGACCCTCAGGTTTTTTTGTTTAAACCGTGGACTTTCTTAACGTACGCTTTTTTTCATTTTGGATTTCTGCATCTGTTGTTCAATATGATGGTTTTAAATTTTGCCAGTAATTTGTTCCTGACATTCTTTACTCAAAAACAATATTTAGGATTGTATCTTTTGGGAGGCATTTTTGCTGGAATTGTGTTTGCGTTAAGCTTTTATGTTCTAGGAAATTCGGCTTCAATGGTTGGAGCTTCTGCTGCTATTATGTCAATTTTGGTTGCTGTTACAACGTATCAGCCTTTAATGAATGTTAGATTGTTTTTGTTTGGAAACGTAAAACTCTGGCATATTACAGGCGTGATTTTGGTTTTGGACCTGTTGCAATTCCGTTTAGAAAATATGGGAGGTCATATTTCGCATTTGGCCGGAGCATTTTTTGGTTTTGTTTTTATTAAACTGCTTCAAAACGGAACAGATTTAAGCCGTATCGTTTCTAAAATTTTAGACTTCTTTGCTAATTTGTTTAGAAAATCTCCAACGACCCCATTTACAAAAGTTCATAAAAATTACCATAAACCTGCGGAAAAAACCTCGTCAAGAATTGTTACAAAAGATAAAACACAGCAGCAGATAGATGAAATTTTGGATAAAATCAGCCAGTCCGGTTATGACTGTCTGACCAAAGAAGAAAAAGAGTTTTTGTTTAAAGCTGGAAAATAA
- a CDS encoding DUF5683 domain-containing protein yields MNKIVPISLLFFLIGTVSLFAQVKKDTVLVVKDTTALQEIDPLTPAKAAFYSAILPGLGQAYNKKYWKIPLVYGAIGTSLYFYIDNNKKYHDYRNAYKRRLEGYNDDNYQFLDDSRLIAGQKFYQRNRDLSALFVVGFYVLNIIDANVDAALIQFNVNERLSMRPEIYPADVTFRPNVGLTFNYRF; encoded by the coding sequence GTGAATAAAATTGTCCCCATAAGTTTATTGTTCTTTCTCATAGGAACCGTTTCTCTTTTTGCCCAGGTAAAAAAAGACACGGTTTTAGTCGTAAAAGACACCACTGCATTACAGGAGATCGACCCATTGACACCGGCAAAAGCAGCGTTTTACTCTGCCATTTTACCCGGATTAGGTCAGGCATACAATAAAAAATACTGGAAAATTCCGCTTGTTTACGGAGCAATTGGAACAAGTTTGTATTTCTACATTGACAACAATAAAAAATACCATGATTATCGTAATGCTTACAAGCGAAGACTTGAAGGATACAATGACGATAATTACCAGTTTCTTGATGACAGCAGATTAATTGCAGGTCAGAAATTCTACCAGAGAAACAGGGATTTATCTGCTCTATTTGTTGTTGGTTTTTATGTTTTAAACATTATCGATGCCAACGTCGATGCCGCTTTAATACAATTTAATGTAAACGAAAGATTATCGATGCGTCCGGAAATTTATCCTGCTGATGTAACATTTAGACCAAACGTTGGACTAACTTTTAACTATCGTTTTTAA
- a CDS encoding DUF3999 family protein yields MKPTKFLLLLLLTNICLGQFQTTGKLNKVLQNGFHEIRLSPEIRSYSKQDLSDIRIFDSKENEVPYFIQNSTNISSDSFIEYHIISKKTEPKKNSAIIIELPAVKNNKQLSLIIANSDAVKKYSVSGSDDQKEWFGISDSQTLYDLNSGTEPTVTKTITYPLNTYKYLKIEFDDKKTLPVNVLKVGNFTTNTQIISLEEITPKKTTVSEDSSKKETRIQVLFDHPQIINQIAFEISKPTYYNRHAVLYKRTEHKIKRKTEVYDEEIASFELNSNTKNSFTIPEIFEKELFLKIENEDNLPLNILSVKFNQKPISIIADLNVNENYTLKTGSENAVQPRYDLSDFKNRIDAALPQVVVSDIEHTSEMKSENDAKSFWQQAWFMWICIILGGITILFFTASLVKDLKKQN; encoded by the coding sequence ATGAAACCAACTAAATTTTTACTGCTGTTATTATTGACCAATATTTGTCTGGGGCAGTTTCAGACAACCGGAAAACTCAATAAAGTTTTACAGAATGGTTTTCATGAAATCAGACTGTCGCCGGAAATCCGTTCTTACTCTAAACAAGATTTGAGCGATATCAGAATTTTTGACTCAAAAGAAAACGAGGTACCTTACTTTATTCAGAACAGTACCAATATATCATCAGACAGTTTTATAGAATATCATATAATTTCAAAAAAAACAGAGCCAAAGAAAAACTCTGCAATTATTATTGAACTTCCGGCTGTTAAAAACAACAAACAGCTTTCGCTTATTATAGCTAATTCTGATGCTGTAAAAAAATATTCAGTTTCAGGAAGCGACGATCAAAAAGAATGGTTCGGAATTTCCGATTCACAAACTTTATATGATTTGAACAGTGGCACAGAACCCACTGTTACCAAAACAATTACCTATCCGTTAAATACATATAAATATTTAAAAATAGAGTTTGACGACAAAAAAACACTTCCGGTAAATGTTCTAAAAGTTGGAAACTTCACTACTAATACACAAATAATAAGCTTAGAAGAAATCACTCCAAAAAAAACAACGGTTAGTGAGGATTCTTCAAAAAAAGAAACCCGCATTCAGGTACTTTTTGACCATCCGCAGATTATAAATCAGATCGCTTTTGAAATTTCAAAACCTACTTATTACAACCGGCATGCTGTTTTGTATAAAAGAACTGAACATAAAATAAAAAGAAAAACAGAAGTTTACGATGAGGAAATAGCTTCTTTCGAATTAAATTCAAATACGAAAAACAGTTTTACCATTCCCGAAATATTTGAAAAAGAACTGTTCCTTAAAATTGAAAACGAAGACAATCTGCCTTTGAATATATTATCTGTAAAATTCAATCAGAAACCGATTTCTATTATTGCCGATTTAAATGTAAATGAAAATTACACCCTTAAAACCGGCAGTGAAAATGCTGTACAGCCCCGTTATGATCTTTCTGATTTCAAAAACAGGATAGACGCTGCTTTGCCTCAGGTCGTTGTTTCAGACATCGAACACACATCTGAAATGAAAAGCGAAAACGACGCAAAATCCTTTTGGCAGCAAGCCTGGTTCATGTGGATCTGCATAATTCTGGGAGGAATAACCATTTTATTTTTTACGGCAAGTCTCGTAAAAGATCTAAAAAAGCAAAACTAA
- a CDS encoding rhomboid family intramembrane serine protease translates to MMNMTPVVKQLLIINIIFFIGSQLVPVSYDYLAMFFPENPNFRAWQPITHMFMHGGILHIAFNMFALVSFGSALEHFWGGKKFLFFYISCGLGSALLHTAVNYYFFEDTISTLTANGFHKADVLNLLSEGKIDTRWQNLVSPAQFDGFTGAYIGTVVGASGAIYGLLTAFAFMFPNAELAMLFIPIPIKAKYFVPGILVMDLVLGVKGTSLFGGGGTGIAHFAHIGGAIAGFLMMLYWKKNQFNNNRWN, encoded by the coding sequence ATGATGAATATGACTCCGGTTGTTAAACAACTGCTTATTATTAATATTATCTTTTTTATCGGCTCTCAGTTAGTGCCGGTTTCTTATGATTACCTAGCTATGTTTTTTCCTGAAAACCCAAATTTCAGAGCGTGGCAGCCTATTACACACATGTTTATGCATGGCGGTATTTTGCATATTGCTTTTAATATGTTTGCATTGGTTTCTTTCGGATCTGCTTTGGAACACTTTTGGGGAGGCAAGAAGTTTTTGTTTTTTTACATTTCCTGTGGTTTAGGATCTGCATTACTTCACACAGCGGTTAATTATTACTTTTTCGAAGATACCATAAGTACCTTAACTGCAAATGGTTTTCATAAAGCAGATGTATTAAATCTTTTAAGCGAAGGGAAAATTGATACCAGATGGCAGAATTTGGTAAGTCCGGCTCAGTTTGACGGATTTACAGGTGCTTATATCGGGACAGTTGTAGGGGCATCGGGAGCTATTTACGGTCTGCTTACGGCTTTTGCCTTTATGTTTCCAAATGCCGAACTGGCTATGTTGTTTATTCCCATTCCAATTAAAGCAAAATATTTCGTTCCTGGAATTTTAGTAATGGATTTGGTTTTGGGCGTTAAAGGAACTTCTTTGTTTGGCGGCGGCGGAACAGGAATAGCACATTTTGCACACATTGGAGGTGCTATAGCCGGATTTTTAATGATGTTGTACTGGAAAAAAAATCAGTTTAATAATAATCGTTGGAATTAA
- the dapB gene encoding 4-hydroxy-tetrahydrodipicolinate reductase produces the protein MKIALLGYGKMGKVIERIALERGHEIVLKKDEFNTYDGLSTADVAIDFSVPTAAVSNISACFNSNVPVVSGTTGWLEHYDEMIALCNEKKGGFISSSNFSLGVNIFFGLNEYLAKIMSQFDTYKVSMEEIHHIHKLDAPSGTAISLAQGVIQNSSYANWTLEEAQNNEIHIEAKRIGEVPGTHTVNYDSAIDSIEIKHTAHNREGFALGAVIAAEWLAGKQGIFTMKDVLNLK, from the coding sequence ATGAAAATTGCGCTTTTAGGATACGGAAAAATGGGTAAAGTAATCGAAAGAATTGCTTTAGAAAGAGGTCACGAAATTGTTTTAAAAAAAGACGAATTCAATACCTATGACGGGCTTTCTACAGCCGATGTCGCCATTGATTTCAGCGTTCCTACTGCAGCTGTAAGCAACATTTCTGCCTGCTTTAATTCCAATGTCCCGGTAGTTTCAGGAACAACAGGATGGCTGGAACATTACGACGAAATGATTGCGCTTTGCAATGAAAAAAAAGGAGGTTTTATTTCCAGTTCAAATTTCAGTTTAGGTGTAAACATTTTCTTTGGATTAAATGAATATTTAGCCAAAATCATGAGCCAGTTCGACACTTACAAAGTTTCGATGGAAGAAATCCACCACATTCATAAACTGGATGCACCAAGCGGTACGGCAATTTCTCTGGCACAAGGTGTGATACAAAACAGCAGTTACGCAAACTGGACTTTAGAGGAAGCCCAAAACAACGAGATCCATATCGAAGCAAAACGAATTGGCGAAGTTCCGGGTACTCATACTGTAAATTACGATTCTGCTATTGACAGTATCGAAATAAAACACACCGCACATAACCGCGAAGGTTTTGCACTTGGTGCTGTAATTGCAGCCGAATGGCTTGCCGGCAAACAGGGAATTTTCACTATGAAAGACGTATTAAACTTAAAATAA
- a CDS encoding endonuclease/exonuclease/phosphatase family protein: protein MKNLSWFNKIMFFLNIVLTVLTFSVYVLPFLAPKSFPLLSVLTLFMPAFFVANGLFFIYWGIQFKKRLILSGLVLLTGITFISKFYKFSAKEYVKGEKDFSVMSYNVRLFNVFKWLDRDDIPENIKKFIDENDPDILCIQEYSNSAHLDLKVYPHRYIFIEGKQVKTGQAIFSKFPIIEQGNIVFPKSDNNVIYADIKRGKDIIRVYNMHLQSIKISPDVTEISDDIDNVNQKKSQIIYNRISKGFRQQQEQAEIFKENIKKCKNPIIICGDMNNSPFSYVYRSIKGKLKDAFEEAGEGFGATYKFKYYPARIDYIFTDTKMKVKQFENFPDFENSDHYPIMTRLSLE, encoded by the coding sequence ATGAAAAACCTTTCGTGGTTTAATAAAATAATGTTCTTTTTGAATATAGTGCTGACTGTGCTTACTTTTAGTGTCTATGTTCTTCCTTTTTTGGCACCTAAAAGTTTTCCGCTTTTATCGGTGCTAACGCTGTTTATGCCGGCTTTTTTTGTTGCAAACGGATTGTTCTTTATTTATTGGGGAATTCAGTTTAAAAAACGTCTTATTTTGTCCGGTTTGGTTTTGCTTACCGGAATTACTTTTATCAGTAAATTTTATAAGTTTTCGGCAAAAGAATATGTCAAAGGCGAAAAAGATTTCTCGGTAATGAGTTATAATGTCCGTTTGTTTAATGTTTTTAAATGGCTGGACCGCGATGATATTCCGGAAAATATTAAAAAATTCATCGATGAAAACGATCCTGATATTTTGTGTATTCAGGAATATTCAAATTCAGCTCATCTGGATTTAAAAGTGTATCCGCACCGATATATTTTTATTGAGGGCAAACAGGTTAAAACAGGTCAGGCTATCTTTTCAAAATTCCCGATTATTGAACAAGGAAATATCGTTTTTCCTAAATCGGATAATAATGTTATTTATGCTGATATTAAGCGTGGAAAAGATATTATACGTGTATACAATATGCACCTGCAGTCAATTAAAATTTCCCCTGATGTAACCGAGATTTCGGATGATATTGATAATGTCAACCAAAAAAAGTCACAAATTATCTATAACCGAATCAGTAAAGGATTCAGGCAGCAGCAGGAACAGGCGGAAATCTTCAAGGAAAATATAAAAAAGTGCAAGAACCCGATTATTATCTGCGGGGATATGAACAACAGTCCGTTTTCGTATGTTTACCGAAGTATTAAAGGAAAACTAAAAGATGCTTTTGAAGAAGCAGGAGAGGGGTTTGGAGCAACTTATAAATTTAAATATTATCCGGCAAGAATAGATTACATTTTTACAGACACTAAAATGAAAGTAAAGCAGTTTGAAAATTTTCCGGATTTCGAAAACTCAGATCATTATCCTATAATGACCCGTCTTTCATTAGAATAA
- the lepB gene encoding signal peptidase I yields MTLYLWFVFFLAVQVVHFLGTWKLYQAAGRKSWEAAIPIYNAIVLMKIISRPTWWTLLLFIPIINLIMFPVVWVETLRTFGKKSTLDTILGIFTLGFYIYYVNYTQKLEHNANRELKPENKTADTVSSLLFAVIVATLVHTYVIQPYTIPTSSLEKSLLIGDFLFVSKVNYGPRVPMTTVALPMVHDSIPMTKKKSYLSWPQLPYFRLPAFEKIKRNDIVVFNWPVDTVHYFYEPKGRPGVIKPIDKKSNYVKRCVGIPGDSLSIKDGFVFINGKKLVLPERAKPQYSYSVALDGKTSIDFESLFKELDITDPAGFRTEKRDTLYFRALTEAGAERLKNTPGVTAVKREIDTRDDNAIFPHINRWSQDNFGPIYIPEAGKTVSLTNESIPFYKEIITNYEGNTLELKGSKFIINGQETNTYTFKQNYYWMMGDNRHNSEDSRYWGYVPENHIVGKPVFIWMSWDTNGKGINKIRWDRVFTTVDGEGQPQSYFKYFLIVLALYFVGEFFWRKRKENKA; encoded by the coding sequence ATGACACTATATCTTTGGTTCGTATTTTTCTTAGCAGTACAAGTTGTCCACTTCTTAGGAACCTGGAAATTATATCAGGCAGCGGGGAGAAAAAGCTGGGAAGCGGCAATTCCGATTTATAACGCAATTGTTTTAATGAAAATCATCAGCCGCCCAACTTGGTGGACTTTATTACTTTTCATCCCGATTATCAACTTAATCATGTTTCCTGTTGTATGGGTTGAAACACTAAGAACCTTTGGAAAAAAATCGACTTTAGATACAATTTTAGGAATTTTCACTCTAGGCTTTTATATCTATTATGTAAACTACACACAGAAATTAGAACACAACGCCAACAGAGAACTAAAACCTGAAAACAAAACGGCAGATACTGTAAGTTCTTTACTTTTTGCTGTTATCGTGGCTACTTTAGTACACACCTATGTAATTCAGCCTTATACAATTCCAACATCATCGTTAGAAAAATCGTTATTAATTGGAGATTTCTTATTCGTAAGTAAAGTAAACTACGGTCCAAGAGTCCCTATGACTACTGTTGCACTGCCAATGGTTCACGATTCTATCCCGATGACAAAAAAGAAGTCGTACTTAAGCTGGCCGCAGCTGCCTTATTTCAGGCTTCCTGCTTTCGAAAAAATCAAACGAAATGATATTGTAGTTTTCAACTGGCCGGTCGATACAGTTCATTATTTCTACGAGCCAAAAGGAAGACCGGGCGTAATAAAACCAATCGATAAGAAATCAAACTACGTAAAAAGATGTGTTGGTATTCCCGGCGACAGCTTATCAATTAAAGACGGCTTTGTTTTCATTAATGGCAAAAAACTAGTTTTACCGGAAAGAGCAAAACCGCAATACTCTTATTCTGTGGCATTAGACGGAAAAACTTCTATTGATTTCGAATCTTTATTTAAAGAATTAGACATTACTGATCCTGCAGGTTTTAGAACAGAAAAAAGAGATACACTTTATTTTCGAGCTTTAACAGAAGCAGGTGCTGAACGCTTGAAAAATACTCCGGGTGTAACTGCTGTAAAAAGAGAAATTGACACAAGAGATGATAATGCTATTTTTCCTCACATCAACAGATGGAGTCAGGATAATTTTGGACCAATTTATATTCCGGAAGCAGGAAAAACAGTATCGTTGACAAACGAATCTATTCCGTTTTACAAAGAAATCATCACCAATTACGAAGGCAATACTTTAGAATTAAAAGGTTCTAAATTTATCATCAACGGACAAGAAACCAATACATACACCTTCAAACAGAATTACTACTGGATGATGGGAGACAACCGCCACAACTCAGAGGACAGCCGTTACTGGGGTTATGTTCCGGAAAACCACATTGTAGGAAAACCGGTTTTCATCTGGATGAGCTGGGATACCAATGGAAAAGGCATCAACAAAATCCGCTGGGACAGAGTATTTACTACAGTTGACGGTGAAGGACAGCCGCAATCGTATTTCAAATACTTCCTGATTGTTCTTGCACTTTATTTCGTTGGAGAATTCTTCTGGAGAAAAAGAAAAGAAAACAAAGCATAA
- a CDS encoding ParA family protein produces the protein MGKIIAIANQKGGVGKTTTSVNLAASLGVLEKKVLLIDADPQANATSGLGIDVESVETGTYQILEHTVTPKEAILKCTSPNVDVIPAHIDLVAIEIELVDKENREYMLKKALEEAKQEYDYIIIDCAPSLGLLTLNALTAADSVVIPIQCEYFALEGLGKLLNTIKSIQKIHNPDLDIEGLLLTMYDSRLRLSNQVVEEVQKHFNDMVFDTVIQRNVKLSEAPSFGESIINYDATSKGAVNYIHLAQEIIKKNSK, from the coding sequence ATGGGCAAAATCATTGCTATTGCTAATCAAAAAGGAGGCGTTGGAAAGACTACTACATCAGTAAATCTTGCAGCCTCATTAGGTGTTTTAGAGAAAAAAGTATTATTGATCGACGCTGATCCGCAGGCCAATGCAACATCTGGTCTTGGAATCGACGTAGAATCAGTTGAAACCGGTACTTATCAAATTCTCGAGCATACAGTAACACCAAAAGAAGCCATTTTAAAATGTACATCTCCAAACGTTGACGTGATTCCTGCTCACATTGACCTTGTTGCGATCGAAATCGAATTGGTTGACAAAGAAAACCGTGAGTACATGCTTAAAAAAGCATTAGAAGAGGCAAAACAAGAATATGATTATATCATTATCGACTGTGCACCATCTCTTGGCTTGTTAACCCTGAATGCTTTAACAGCTGCAGATTCTGTAGTTATTCCTATTCAGTGTGAATATTTTGCACTTGAGGGATTAGGAAAATTACTGAACACTATTAAAAGTATTCAAAAAATCCATAACCCGGATCTTGACATCGAAGGTTTATTATTAACAATGTACGATTCAAGATTACGTTTATCTAATCAGGTTGTAGAAGAGGTTCAGAAACACTTCAACGATATGGTTTTTGATACGGTTATCCAGCGAAATGTAAAATTAAGTGAAGCTCCGAGTTTTGGTGAAAGCATCATTAATTATGACGCTACAAGCAAAGGTGCTGTAAACTATATTCACTTAGCTCAGGAAATTATAAAGAAAAACAGTAAATAG
- a CDS encoding WbqC family protein, with translation MNSLLLPTYFPSISHFAVMAQSDSITFEMEDNFQKQTNRNRTYIYSPNGIQLLNIPVKHSKAVHQKTKDILIENDFDWQKQHFKSLEAAYRSSPFFEYFEDDIVPIFEKKHTFLMDLNMEVLDTVTKCLRMKLEFGKTEEYFHEVENISDFRYLANGKKDQNSFEKYTQVFDDKHGFINNLSVLDLLFNEGKFAMDYLKSQKVI, from the coding sequence ATGAATTCCTTACTACTTCCTACTTATTTCCCATCAATTAGTCACTTTGCTGTAATGGCACAGTCTGACAGCATAACATTTGAAATGGAAGATAATTTTCAGAAGCAGACGAACAGAAATCGTACATATATCTATAGTCCAAACGGAATTCAGTTATTAAACATTCCTGTTAAGCATTCAAAAGCAGTACATCAAAAAACAAAAGATATTTTGATCGAGAATGATTTTGACTGGCAGAAACAGCATTTTAAATCTCTTGAAGCCGCTTATAGGAGCTCTCCGTTTTTCGAGTACTTTGAAGACGATATCGTGCCTATATTCGAGAAAAAACACACTTTTCTAATGGATCTAAACATGGAAGTACTGGACACAGTAACCAAATGCCTAAGAATGAAATTAGAATTCGGAAAAACTGAAGAATACTTTCATGAAGTTGAAAATATTTCTGATTTCAGATATTTGGCAAACGGAAAAAAAGACCAGAATTCATTCGAAAAATACACTCAGGTTTTTGATGATAAGCATGGCTTTATCAACAATTTAAGTGTTTTAGACCTGCTTTTTAACGAAGGTAAATTTGCAATGGATTACTTAAAATCCCAAAAAGTAATTTAA
- a CDS encoding ParB/RepB/Spo0J family partition protein: MTKAIKKQALGRGLSALLKDPDNDITSVEDKNADKVVGNIIELEISAIEINPFQPRSNFNEESLRELATSIKELGVIQPITVRKLDFNKYQLISGERRLRASTLVGLTHVPAYIRIANDNESLVMALVENIQRHDLDPIEIALSYQRLIDEIQLTQEQMSERVGKKRSTIANYLRLLKLDPIIQTGIRDGFISMGHGRAIINIEDLDVQTDIYQKIVSQNLSVRETEALVKNYQESLKPKPEGKEKPDSSFMVRETQKNSFNDYFGAKVDIKVAGNGKGKITIPFNSEADFNRIIKLING, from the coding sequence ATGACAAAAGCAATTAAAAAACAAGCCTTAGGAAGAGGATTATCTGCATTATTAAAAGATCCGGACAACGATATTACGTCTGTTGAAGACAAAAATGCTGATAAGGTTGTTGGAAATATTATTGAGCTTGAAATAAGTGCTATCGAAATAAATCCGTTTCAGCCTAGAAGCAATTTTAACGAAGAATCATTACGCGAATTAGCCACTTCTATTAAAGAACTTGGTGTAATTCAACCTATTACTGTTCGAAAATTAGATTTCAACAAATACCAGTTAATTTCAGGAGAGCGTCGTCTGCGTGCTTCTACTTTAGTTGGCCTAACTCATGTTCCGGCATACATTCGTATTGCTAATGACAATGAGTCGCTGGTTATGGCATTGGTCGAAAACATTCAGCGTCATGACTTAGATCCAATCGAGATTGCTCTTTCGTACCAGCGTTTAATTGACGAAATTCAGTTAACACAGGAACAAATGAGTGAGCGCGTTGGAAAAAAACGTTCTACAATCGCGAACTATTTACGTCTTTTAAAACTTGACCCGATTATCCAGACCGGTATTCGCGACGGTTTTATCAGTATGGGACATGGTCGTGCCATTATCAATATCGAAGATTTAGATGTACAGACAGACATCTATCAAAAAATCGTAAGCCAGAATTTATCTGTTCGCGAAACAGAAGCTTTGGTTAAAAATTATCAGGAAAGTTTAAAGCCAAAACCAGAAGGAAAAGAAAAACCGGATTCTTCTTTCATGGTTAGGGAAACACAAAAAAACAGCTTTAATGATTATTTTGGTGCGAAAGTTGATATTAAAGTCGCTGGCAACGGAAAAGGAAAAATCACAATTCCGTTCAACTCAGAAGCTGATTTTAATCGAATTATAAAATTAATTAACGGATAG